A stretch of Plasmodium vinckei vinckei genome assembly, chromosome: PVVCY_05 DNA encodes these proteins:
- a CDS encoding rRNA-processing protein EBP2, putative produces the protein MKDDNIMDIEKKKKKLKKKKDIIKGDKTNGLKKKKKKNAILSSNDDDLFVEQAMKQIKLLNGKKSKDGITGSKKIKKEGKSQKVDKTSKEKVIKKLKKMLTYNDDNGMNIKNVLKKKILKSLNLNNNIYNDEKEVSPKFTENKKLLREKLRKIEINVDKEKKGWLEKLDMTCSENFYIKKINYFGKCDIREKELKNFAHTNVIKCLQKLQNLNIPFNRPYDFLAEMVKSDIHMEKVRAHILKNHEMSEIKEKNKLKRLNKKFNKNGGSMKVLDQKKAIEKKKNLEKIEELKDNLESLNVHDFFQKHSKNTDQNNVKNKKTKNKYIDKNSKQNSKQNNRKSMGKSKNNFDRDTISKPNKMKRKFSSKGKKGGKNRKKKKFKRR, from the coding sequence ATGAAAGATGACAATATAATGGAcatagagaaaaaaaaaaaaaaattaaaaaaaaaaaaggatatCATAAAGGGTGATAAAACAAATGGCTtaaagaagaagaaaaagaagaacGCAATACTAAGTAGTAACGATGATGATCTATTTGTTGAACAAGCCatgaaacaaataaagTTACTTAATGGTAAGAAATCAAAAGATGGAATAACTggaagtaaaaaaataaaaaaagaaggtAAATCTCAAAAAGTTGATAAAACAAGTAAGGAAAAGGTAATAAAGAAGTTAAAGAAAATGCTAACCTACAATGATGATAATggtatgaatataaaaaatgttttaaaaaaaaaaatactaaaaagtttaaatttaaataataacatttaCAATGATGAAAAGGAGGTATCACCAAAGTTTactgaaaataaaaaacttttaagagaaaaattaagaaagatagaaataaatgtagataaagaaaagaaGGGGTGGTTGGAAAAATTAGACATGACTTGTTcagaaaatttttatataaaaaaaataaattattttggaAAATGTGATATAAGagaaaaagaattaaaaaattttgcaCACACAAATgttataaaatgtttacaaaaattacaaaatttaaatattccaTTTAATAGACCATATGATTTTTTAGCAGAAATGGTAAAAAGTGATATACATATGGAAAAGGTAAGAGcccatattttaaaaaatcatgAAATGTCtgaaattaaagaaaaaaataaattaaaaagacttaataaaaaatttaataaaaatggtggGTCAATGAAAGTATTAGATCAAAAAAAAgctattgaaaaaaaaaagaatctTGAAAAAATTGAGGAACTTAAAGACAATCTAGAAAGTTTAAATGTTCACGACTTTTTCCAAAAAcattcaaaaaatacagatcaaaataatgtgaaaaataaaaaaacaaaaaacaaGTACAtcgataaaaatagtaaacaaaatagtaaacaaaataatagaaaaagTATGGGCAagtcaaaaaataattttgatagGGATACAATAAGTAAgccaaataaaatgaagCGTAAATTTTCATCAAAGGGAAAGAAGGGAGgaaaaaatcgaaaaaagaaaaagttTAAGAGACGATAA
- a CDS encoding nucleolar preribosomal assembly protein, putative: MSNEFDDTNVEEVADGIRGEKAKTRKGNLILKKREGEYQESSKNCLFICSNKRTEELKNLMHDIYIIQKPYTCYMPKLHPQLVNITEKIDKIVEICIHNTCSFFFSIFSTKKNPSRFILGRLYNNKILDYYTFSLLSFIPMSIFPSSKEVLFSTKPIVLIQGSYFNINENTKYLKNILFDFFKHKNVESFTKNSLQRLVVITAYEDAREGSSQKLVSAPAQAEENEQSGENVGSEQNGKNVESEQSGQNGMPKKRRNKYVMSFRQYIFKKGIYQSEEENDSPKLEEVGPRFEFTLESSQIPNYNLFQEAIKKIDIHPKRKEKKIKTNELGHDIKRVYVQKQDFNKLHTKHSNLFKKSKKFGKKNKTTVQ, from the coding sequence ATGTCGAACGAATTTGACGATACAAATGTTGAAGAAGTTGCTGATGGAATTAGAGGAGAAAAGGCAAAAACAAGAAAAggaaatttaattttaaaaaaaagagaaggAGAATATCAAGAAAGTTCAAAAAActgtttatttatatgtagtaataaaagaacagaagaattaaaaaatttaatgcatgatatatatataattcaaaaaCCATATACATGTTATATGCCTAAATTACATCCACAATTAGTAAATATAACtgaaaaaattgataaGATTGTTgaaatatgtatacataataCATGTTCATTCTtcttttcaatattttcaacaaaaaaaaatccatCTAGATTTATATTAGGAcgtttatataataataaaattttagattattatacattttcaCTTCTTTCTTTTATACCAATGAGTATATTCCCATCCTCTAAAGAAGTTTTATTTAGTACTAAGCCGATTGTATTAATACAAGgctcatattttaatataaatgaaaatactaaatatttaaaaaatattctgtttgatttttttaaacataaaaatgtagaatcttttacaaaaaatagtttGCAACGCCTAGTTGTTATAACTGCTTATGAAGATGCAAGAGAAGGCTCGTCTCAGAAACTCGTCAGTGCACCTGCCCAAGCCGAAGAAAATGAACAGAGTGGTGAAAATGTAGGAAGTGAGCAGAATGGCAAAAATGTAGAAAGTGAGCAAAGTGGGCAGAATGGAATGCCAAAAAAACGGCGTAACAAGTATGTCATGTCCTTTAGacaatacatttttaaaaaaggaatttATCAGAGcgaagaagaaaatgatagtCCGAAATTGGAAGAAGTAGGACCCCGATTTGAATTTACCCTTGAATCTTCACAAATACCAAACTATAATTTATTCCAAGaagcaataaaaaaaattgatataCATCCAAAGagaaaagagaaaaaaattaaaactaATGAACTGGGTCATGATATTAAAAGAGTTTATGTCCAAAAACAAGACTTTAACAAATTACATACAAAAcattcaaatttatttaaaaaatcaaaaaagtttggaaaaaaaaataaaacaactGTTCAGTAA